One stretch of Streptomyces sp. MMBL 11-1 DNA includes these proteins:
- a CDS encoding GMC family oxidoreductase encodes MTATPEPVAPVREWEYVIVGAGSAGAVTAARLAARDAGDVLLLEAGEDQPRPRDRTHPLADAGRLVLSGHNWDYRANLRTSDSSWEEVIQGRAGGRAAARALWERFPYQLGKVVGGGSAVNGAIALRGLPRDFAAWEAGGNPDWSWEQVLPFYKDIENDADFPGRLHGDSGPLPIRRTPRAQVHRLDAAFWEECNRQGVTDLPDLNAGLEGGVGPIPGNAVDGERIDASTAFLAGVRDLPNLHLRTGVRVTRLLFEKDRAVGVEAEIDGTPTTIRARNILLTAGAVGTPVILQRSGVGGAGLLRSLGITPVVDLPGVGRDLVDHPSVVIWSKPADGVCTAGLPWRQVAARMSSGFDDDVDIQVGLLNNVESHTIPGFVDRLGWPLVVGISVMLMRPRSRGRVYLDSADPQAAPVIELGLGTETEDVDRLCHGVRRAWSFLRSPGLSGNLTRTQFWSDRMVANDGVLRSGVRHIMNPGWHAAGSCRMGPESDPWAVADQEGRVHGIRNLRIADASLFPVIPSAPTNLTTLMLAEKLARSTKE; translated from the coding sequence GTGACCGCCACCCCTGAGCCCGTCGCGCCGGTCCGCGAGTGGGAGTACGTGATCGTCGGTGCGGGCTCCGCCGGAGCCGTGACCGCCGCCCGGCTCGCCGCCCGTGACGCCGGGGACGTCCTGCTCCTGGAGGCCGGCGAAGACCAGCCGCGCCCCCGGGACCGCACCCACCCCCTGGCCGACGCCGGCCGTCTCGTACTGTCCGGCCACAACTGGGACTACCGCGCCAACCTTCGTACCAGCGACAGCAGTTGGGAGGAGGTGATCCAGGGCCGCGCCGGGGGCCGCGCGGCGGCCCGGGCCCTGTGGGAGCGTTTCCCCTATCAGCTCGGCAAGGTCGTCGGCGGCGGCTCCGCCGTCAACGGCGCCATCGCCCTGCGGGGGCTGCCGCGCGACTTCGCCGCCTGGGAGGCGGGCGGCAACCCGGACTGGTCGTGGGAGCAGGTGCTGCCGTTCTACAAGGACATCGAGAACGACGCCGACTTCCCCGGCCGCCTGCACGGGGACAGCGGACCGCTGCCGATCCGCCGCACCCCGCGCGCACAGGTGCACCGGCTGGACGCGGCCTTCTGGGAGGAGTGCAACCGCCAGGGCGTCACCGACCTCCCGGACCTCAACGCCGGCCTGGAGGGCGGAGTCGGCCCGATCCCCGGCAACGCCGTGGACGGCGAACGCATCGACGCCTCCACCGCCTTCCTGGCCGGCGTCCGCGACCTGCCCAACCTCCACCTGCGCACCGGCGTCCGGGTCACCCGCCTGCTGTTCGAGAAGGACCGGGCCGTCGGCGTGGAAGCCGAGATCGACGGGACGCCCACCACGATCCGGGCCCGGAACATTCTGCTGACCGCCGGTGCGGTGGGCACGCCCGTGATCCTTCAGCGCTCCGGCGTCGGCGGCGCCGGACTGCTCCGGTCCCTCGGCATCACCCCCGTGGTGGACCTGCCCGGGGTCGGCCGTGACCTGGTGGACCACCCGTCGGTGGTCATCTGGTCCAAGCCGGCCGACGGGGTCTGCACGGCCGGCCTGCCCTGGCGGCAGGTGGCGGCCCGCATGAGCAGCGGCTTCGACGACGACGTCGACATCCAGGTGGGCCTTCTCAACAACGTGGAGAGCCACACCATCCCCGGCTTCGTCGACCGCCTCGGCTGGCCGCTCGTCGTCGGCATCTCCGTGATGCTGATGCGCCCGCGCTCCCGGGGCCGGGTCTACCTGGACAGCGCCGACCCGCAGGCCGCGCCCGTCATCGAGCTGGGCCTGGGCACCGAGACCGAGGACGTGGACCGGCTGTGCCACGGCGTCCGCCGGGCCTGGAGTTTCCTGCGCTCGCCCGGTCTCTCCGGCAACCTGACCCGGACCCAGTTCTGGAGCGACCGGATGGTCGCCAACGACGGCGTACTGCGCAGCGGAGTCCGGCACATCATGAACCCCGGCTGGCACGCCGCCGGTTCGTGCCGGATGGGTCCGGAGAGCGACCCGTGGGCGGTCGCGGACCAGGAAGGCCGGGTGCACGGCATCCGCAACCTGCGGATCGCCGACGCCTCGCTCTTCCCGGTCATCCCCAGCGCGCCCACCAACCTGACCACCCTGATGCTGGCCGAGAAGCTGGCCCGGAGCACGAAGGAGTGA
- a CDS encoding thioesterase II family protein, whose amino-acid sequence MQSVPSPPLRLYCFPHAGATSLVYRAWQAQSEPHVLVRGVDAPGRGTRRRERKAAGFHALVRSMAEPVVADLLAERERTPGVRWATFGHSFGATMALAVAAEVVRQVGAAPERAVLSAAIPPRLQRPGTLLDSVPDEELLARTAADGGTPSAVLADPTMSRILLRMLREDDAVRAEFAEEASGLRVDFPLTLIAARQDVHAPPEKVWQWSPCTSAPARRVAIDGGHFAAVQRPKETLTTIVDDTDPGKG is encoded by the coding sequence GTGCAGTCAGTACCCAGCCCCCCACTGCGGCTCTACTGCTTCCCGCACGCCGGGGCGACTTCACTGGTCTACCGGGCGTGGCAGGCCCAGAGCGAGCCGCACGTCCTGGTCCGGGGCGTGGACGCACCGGGCCGGGGCACCCGCCGCCGGGAGCGGAAGGCCGCGGGATTCCACGCCCTCGTACGGTCCATGGCCGAGCCGGTCGTGGCCGATCTGCTGGCCGAACGGGAACGGACCCCTGGCGTACGCTGGGCCACTTTCGGCCACAGCTTCGGCGCGACGATGGCCCTGGCGGTGGCCGCGGAGGTGGTCCGCCAGGTCGGTGCGGCGCCGGAGCGGGCCGTGCTGTCCGCGGCGATCCCGCCCCGGCTCCAGCGACCGGGAACGCTGCTCGACTCCGTACCCGACGAGGAACTGCTGGCCAGGACCGCCGCCGACGGGGGAACGCCGTCCGCCGTGCTCGCCGATCCGACGATGAGCCGCATCCTGCTGCGGATGCTCCGGGAGGACGACGCCGTACGGGCCGAGTTCGCCGAGGAGGCCTCCGGGCTGCGGGTCGACTTCCCGCTCACCCTGATCGCCGCCCGCCAGGACGTGCACGCGCCGCCGGAGAAGGTCTGGCAGTGGTCCCCCTGCACCTCGGCCCCCGCCCGCCGGGTCGCGATCGACGGCGGTCACTTCGCGGCGGTACAGCGCCCCAAGGAAACCCTGACCACCATCGTCGACGACACCGACCCCGGGAAGGGGTGA
- a CDS encoding acyl-CoA dehydrogenase family protein, translating into MARSRYEAEHEQFRTTCREFLHREVVPHHARWEREGIVDREVWRKAGRTGLLGIGVDPAYGGGGESDYRYPAVFSQEIMWARATAPGFVAHNDVIATYLAGRTTEEQRKRWLPGLCSGELIAAIAMSEPDAGSNVADIRTTARRDGDSYVLNGQKTFITNGENADVVVVAVKTAPDRGAQGISLIVVERGTPGFTRGRRMEKLGWHASDTCELFFDDCRVPAENLIGKENAGLAYMMAGLPRERLSIATVAVGAIERMLADTLEYAKTREAFGQTIGSFQHTRFQLATMDTELTIAQVFLDHCVAELNAGRLSVTHAAKVKWWTTELQVDIANRCLQIHGGFGYLKESAISREWANSRVQTIYGGTTEVMKELIGRSLGL; encoded by the coding sequence GTGGCACGCAGCAGGTACGAGGCGGAGCACGAGCAGTTCCGGACGACGTGCCGGGAGTTCCTCCATCGCGAGGTCGTGCCGCACCACGCCCGGTGGGAGCGGGAGGGCATCGTCGACCGCGAGGTGTGGCGCAAGGCCGGGCGCACGGGACTGCTCGGCATCGGCGTGGACCCCGCGTACGGCGGGGGCGGCGAGAGCGACTACCGCTACCCCGCGGTGTTCTCGCAGGAGATCATGTGGGCCCGCGCGACGGCACCGGGCTTCGTGGCGCACAACGACGTCATCGCCACCTATCTCGCCGGGCGGACCACCGAGGAACAGCGCAAACGATGGCTGCCGGGCCTCTGTTCGGGCGAGCTGATCGCGGCGATCGCGATGAGCGAGCCCGACGCCGGCTCCAACGTCGCCGACATCCGCACCACCGCGCGCCGCGACGGCGACTCCTACGTCCTCAACGGGCAGAAGACGTTCATCACCAACGGTGAGAACGCCGACGTCGTCGTGGTCGCCGTCAAGACCGCCCCCGACCGGGGCGCGCAGGGCATCAGTCTGATCGTGGTGGAACGCGGCACGCCCGGGTTCACCCGCGGGCGGCGCATGGAGAAGCTGGGCTGGCACGCCAGTGACACCTGCGAGCTGTTCTTCGACGACTGCCGGGTGCCGGCCGAGAACCTGATCGGCAAGGAGAACGCCGGTCTCGCCTACATGATGGCCGGGCTGCCCCGGGAGCGACTGAGCATCGCCACCGTGGCGGTGGGCGCCATCGAGCGGATGCTCGCGGACACACTGGAGTACGCCAAGACCCGCGAGGCGTTCGGCCAGACCATCGGCAGCTTCCAGCACACCCGCTTCCAACTGGCCACGATGGACACCGAACTGACGATCGCCCAGGTGTTCCTCGATCACTGTGTCGCCGAACTCAACGCAGGCCGGCTCTCGGTGACCCACGCCGCGAAGGTGAAGTGGTGGACGACGGAGCTCCAGGTGGACATCGCGAACCGTTGCCTCCAGATCCACGGCGGCTTCGGGTACCTGAAGGAAAGCGCGATCTCCCGGGAGTGGGCCAACAGCCGGGTGCAGACGATCTACGGCGGCACCACGGAAGTGATGAAGGAGCTGATCGGGCGGTCCCTGGGCCTCTGA
- a CDS encoding helix-turn-helix domain-containing protein: MEQSSTITQALSAVGPRLKRVRTARGVTLAALSQATGISKSTLSRLESGQRRPSLELLLPIAQAHQVPLDELVGAPEVGDPRVRLKPHAVNGNTVLPLTRQPGPLQSYKMVLPASRATPELCTHEGYEWLYVLSGRLRLVLADHDIVLDPGEVAEFETRLPHWFGSTGDGPVEVLSLFGQQGERMHIRARPTRRTPASGT; this comes from the coding sequence GTGGAGCAGTCCTCGACCATCACCCAGGCCCTGTCCGCTGTCGGACCCCGGCTCAAGCGGGTGCGCACAGCGCGCGGTGTCACCCTCGCCGCCCTGTCGCAGGCCACCGGCATCTCGAAGAGCACGCTGTCCCGCCTCGAATCGGGGCAGCGCCGCCCCAGTCTCGAACTGCTGCTGCCCATCGCCCAGGCCCACCAGGTCCCGCTCGACGAACTGGTCGGCGCCCCGGAGGTGGGCGATCCGCGCGTGCGGCTCAAGCCGCACGCGGTGAACGGCAACACCGTCCTGCCGCTGACCCGTCAGCCCGGTCCGCTGCAGAGCTACAAGATGGTCCTGCCGGCGAGCCGCGCCACCCCGGAGCTGTGCACCCACGAGGGGTACGAATGGCTGTACGTGCTCTCCGGGCGGCTGCGGCTGGTCCTGGCCGACCACGACATCGTGCTCGACCCCGGCGAGGTGGCCGAGTTCGAGACGCGGCTGCCGCACTGGTTCGGCAGCACCGGGGACGGCCCGGTCGAGGTCCTGAGCCTCTTCGGGCAGCAGGGCGAGAGGATGCACATAAGAGCCCGGCCGACACGCCGGACGCCCGCCTCCGGCACCTGA
- a CDS encoding NAD(P)/FAD-dependent oxidoreductase: MTGANNTTNTRTSYDVIVIGGGAGGLNAALVLARARRTVAVVDAGEPRNAPSAHMHSFLSRDGVPPLTVLEVGRAEIARYGAVHVDGRVDQVEAAETGGYVVRLAGGATLDARHVVLATGLHDELPDLPGVRAMWGQDVHFCPYCHGYEVRDQPIVVLGVHPASPGQALLLRQWSSHITYVPHGRPLTDEERERMDARGVEVAEGTVSTLLAKDGRLNAVELTDGRTLECAGVFLFPTMTPNDGAFDGLGCEKNEQGWLVTDRAGRTSRPGLWAVGNVVDSRAQAVTAAGMGAAAAFALNHDLVDEEIERALVEHRASADRSTEAPVPAS, encoded by the coding sequence ATGACCGGCGCCAACAACACCACGAACACCCGGACTTCGTATGACGTCATCGTGATAGGTGGCGGGGCGGGCGGGCTGAACGCAGCGCTCGTGCTCGCCCGGGCCCGTCGAACCGTCGCCGTCGTCGACGCCGGGGAGCCCCGCAACGCTCCCTCGGCCCATATGCACAGCTTCCTCTCGCGCGACGGTGTTCCCCCGCTCACCGTGCTGGAGGTCGGCCGTGCGGAGATAGCGCGCTACGGCGCCGTCCACGTCGACGGCCGGGTGGATCAGGTGGAGGCCGCGGAGACCGGAGGGTATGTGGTGCGGCTCGCCGGAGGCGCGACGCTGGACGCCCGGCACGTCGTGCTCGCCACGGGGCTGCACGACGAGCTGCCCGACCTTCCCGGCGTGCGCGCCATGTGGGGGCAGGATGTGCACTTCTGCCCGTACTGCCACGGCTACGAGGTCCGTGACCAGCCGATCGTCGTGCTCGGTGTCCACCCCGCGTCCCCCGGGCAGGCTCTGCTGCTGCGCCAGTGGTCGAGCCACATCACGTACGTCCCGCACGGTCGGCCGCTCACCGACGAGGAGCGGGAGCGGATGGACGCGCGGGGGGTCGAGGTGGCCGAGGGGACGGTGTCCACCCTGCTCGCCAAGGACGGCCGGCTCAACGCGGTGGAACTCACCGACGGGCGGACGCTGGAGTGCGCCGGCGTGTTCCTCTTCCCGACGATGACTCCGAACGACGGGGCCTTCGACGGGCTCGGCTGCGAGAAGAACGAGCAGGGCTGGCTGGTCACGGACCGGGCGGGCCGCACGAGCCGCCCCGGCCTGTGGGCCGTCGGCAACGTGGTGGACTCGCGCGCCCAGGCCGTCACGGCGGCCGGTATGGGTGCCGCCGCGGCCTTCGCCCTCAACCACGACCTGGTGGACGAGGAGATCGAGCGCGCTCTCGTTGAGCACCGGGCTTCCGCCGACCGGTCGACGGAAGCGCCCGTACCCGCGTCCTGA
- a CDS encoding YncE family protein: protein MKTRRRVGRAALTAALGLSLLGVGAPAASADANSGALPISSYKDIVVDGDHQHVFLSDPVGGSVLVTDYQGRVVRRIDGAAGAWGLALSADSGTLYVALRDAGAIAAVDTATLRETARFETGTGAGAYAGPTSLATAGGQLWFGYAKDTWTGALGSVDLSDTEPKVTLDHVMDDFGGFPHLAASPADPDLLVAAEADGNSVAVALYDVGSGRAERREQQVGPGPAGCSSLQDLSLTPDARQVVVSCAEPDAHQVFSTTDLTHQGQYAVGGNPVAVTVAPDGTIATGTYAGGGQPDVSLFTPGEEAAFKDWDLPATSEELYAPEDRLRPAGLAWAPDGGRLFAVTEIGAGPSTSVGLRVLDMPQVATSLTLTAPATSPRNHDLTLTGRVVSPVPLAAGSTVDVVRLDDPSLGEGIHIGTAPVAADGSFSFVDVPRAKGSVRYTAHYYGDTRHAYSYGSVTVDIVSD from the coding sequence ATGAAGACTCGACGACGAGTGGGCAGGGCCGCGCTCACCGCGGCCCTGGGGCTGTCGCTCCTGGGCGTCGGGGCGCCCGCCGCGAGCGCGGACGCCAACAGCGGCGCACTGCCGATCAGCTCGTACAAGGACATCGTGGTCGACGGCGACCACCAGCACGTCTTCCTCAGCGACCCGGTCGGCGGGAGCGTCCTGGTGACCGACTACCAGGGCCGGGTCGTGCGGCGTATCGACGGCGCGGCCGGCGCCTGGGGGCTCGCCCTGTCCGCGGACTCCGGGACGCTCTACGTGGCGTTGCGGGACGCCGGGGCGATCGCTGCCGTGGACACCGCCACCCTGCGGGAGACCGCGCGGTTCGAGACCGGCACCGGGGCGGGCGCGTACGCCGGCCCCACCTCACTGGCGACGGCCGGCGGGCAGCTCTGGTTCGGCTACGCCAAGGACACCTGGACGGGCGCGCTCGGCTCCGTGGACCTCTCGGACACCGAGCCGAAGGTCACCCTGGACCATGTCATGGACGATTTCGGGGGCTTCCCGCACCTGGCGGCCTCCCCGGCCGACCCGGATCTCCTGGTGGCCGCCGAGGCCGACGGCAACTCGGTCGCCGTCGCGTTGTACGACGTGGGTTCCGGGCGGGCCGAGCGGCGCGAGCAGCAGGTCGGCCCCGGCCCCGCGGGCTGCTCCAGCCTCCAGGACCTCTCACTGACGCCGGACGCGCGGCAGGTGGTCGTCTCCTGCGCCGAGCCCGACGCGCACCAGGTGTTCAGCACCACGGACCTGACCCACCAGGGCCAGTACGCGGTCGGCGGCAACCCCGTCGCGGTGACCGTCGCCCCGGACGGCACGATAGCCACCGGCACCTACGCCGGCGGCGGACAGCCGGACGTCTCGCTCTTCACGCCGGGCGAGGAGGCGGCGTTCAAGGACTGGGACCTCCCGGCGACCTCGGAGGAGTTGTACGCGCCCGAGGACAGGCTCCGCCCGGCGGGCCTGGCCTGGGCGCCCGACGGCGGGCGTCTTTTCGCGGTCACCGAGATCGGCGCGGGCCCCTCCACGTCCGTGGGGCTGCGGGTCCTGGACATGCCGCAGGTCGCCACCAGCCTCACCCTCACGGCCCCCGCCACCTCACCGCGCAACCACGACCTGACACTGACGGGGCGTGTGGTCTCGCCCGTCCCTCTCGCGGCGGGCAGCACCGTCGACGTCGTACGGCTCGATGACCCGTCGCTCGGCGAGGGCATTCACATCGGCACCGCCCCCGTGGCCGCCGACGGCTCCTTCAGCTTCGTCGACGTGCCACGCGCGAAAGGCTCCGTGCGGTACACCGCCCACTATTACGGCGACACGCGGCACGCCTACTCGTACGGCTCGGTCACGGTGGACATCGTCTCGGACTGA
- a CDS encoding GAP family protein translates to MGDAVGQMLAPAVGIAISPVPLIAIVLMLSTPRARANGTAFAVAWVVTLGAITTVVLLFGAGAGADTDSGPATWTAWLKLALGVLFLLLAVKQWRGRPAPGHEAATPKWMTTIGSFTPGKSAAMAAVLAGLNPKNLALAIGGAVSIASSPTTAGGEAAAAALFVMVGSLCTLLPLGVYFLGGERAVGTLQSWKAWMGAHNAAIMTVLLLVLGAKYLGDAISALTS, encoded by the coding sequence GTGGGTGATGCCGTCGGACAGATGCTGGCTCCAGCCGTCGGTATCGCCATCAGTCCCGTCCCGCTGATCGCGATCGTGCTGATGCTCTCCACCCCGAGGGCGCGCGCCAACGGCACGGCCTTCGCCGTGGCCTGGGTGGTGACCCTGGGGGCGATCACCACCGTCGTCCTGCTGTTCGGCGCCGGGGCCGGAGCCGACACGGACTCCGGCCCCGCCACCTGGACCGCATGGCTCAAACTGGCCCTCGGCGTGCTGTTCCTGCTCCTTGCCGTCAAGCAGTGGCGGGGACGACCGGCGCCGGGCCACGAGGCGGCGACACCGAAGTGGATGACGACCATCGGCTCCTTCACCCCCGGCAAGTCCGCCGCGATGGCCGCGGTACTGGCCGGACTGAACCCGAAGAACCTCGCCCTGGCCATCGGCGGTGCGGTGTCCATCGCCTCCAGCCCGACCACTGCCGGAGGTGAGGCCGCCGCGGCGGCGCTGTTCGTCATGGTCGGTTCCCTGTGCACGCTGCTCCCGCTGGGTGTCTACTTCCTCGGCGGTGAGCGCGCCGTCGGAACGCTGCAGTCCTGGAAGGCGTGGATGGGCGCTCACAACGCCGCGATCATGACGGTTCTCCTGCTGGTCCTCGGAGCCAAGTACCTCGGGGACGCGATCAGCGCTCTGACCTCCTGA
- a CDS encoding ZIP family metal transporter, with protein MLTVPTFLAAGLIGLLAAIGLLLGAIVGYTDRLSHRAIATVTGFGAGVLIAVLTLELLVDSHEHGSAPATAIGFLLGALLFSTINRGLEQREAAHRKRCGACVAQPTEEQAPGSGTAIAVGALIDGIPESIAIGLTVATTGGSGAPVALVAGFFLANIPQGISSASGMRQAGRSRTYVLGVWSTVVATSTLAAVLGAVAFADAGGTFLAGLTALAAGGVLAMLAETMIPEAFHLNHRFIGVITATGVVVALLLQ; from the coding sequence GTGCTGACCGTGCCCACCTTCCTGGCCGCCGGCCTGATCGGCCTGCTCGCCGCCATCGGGTTGCTGCTCGGCGCGATCGTGGGCTACACCGACCGCCTGAGCCACCGCGCCATCGCGACCGTCACCGGGTTCGGCGCCGGCGTGCTCATCGCCGTGCTCACCCTCGAACTGCTCGTCGACTCCCATGAGCACGGCTCCGCCCCCGCCACCGCGATCGGGTTCCTCCTGGGCGCCCTGCTGTTCTCCACCATCAACCGGGGGCTCGAACAACGCGAGGCCGCCCACCGCAAGCGGTGCGGCGCATGCGTGGCCCAACCCACCGAAGAACAGGCGCCCGGAAGCGGCACCGCGATCGCGGTGGGAGCGCTGATCGACGGGATCCCCGAATCCATCGCGATCGGCCTCACCGTCGCCACCACCGGCGGCTCGGGGGCTCCGGTCGCCCTGGTCGCCGGTTTCTTCCTGGCCAACATCCCCCAGGGCATCTCCAGCGCGAGCGGCATGCGCCAAGCGGGCCGGTCCCGCACCTACGTACTCGGGGTCTGGAGCACCGTCGTCGCCACCTCCACCCTCGCGGCGGTCCTCGGTGCCGTCGCGTTCGCCGACGCCGGCGGCACCTTCCTCGCGGGCCTGACCGCTCTCGCCGCGGGAGGAGTGCTCGCGATGCTGGCCGAGACCATGATCCCCGAAGCCTTCCACCTCAACCACCGCTTCATCGGCGTCATCACCGCCACCGGCGTCGTGGTCGCCCTCCTCCTCCAGTGA
- the wecB gene encoding non-hydrolyzing UDP-N-acetylglucosamine 2-epimerase, translating into MTRRGTGAAVVLGTRPEVVKLAGVIRGLGDAARVVHTGQHYNDALSGGIFRGLGLPEPQTRIRRIGGLPRVGQVSSMIDQLGRVFEAERPAVVVVQGDTNSASAAAQAAHYLGIEVLHVEAGLRSHDRTMPEEINRRIIGVLADVHCAPTRGAVAHLRAEGVARERIHLTGNTVVEAVLASLPGPVARAAVLREHRVRPGGFVLATVHRPENTDDPVRLGQLLGELAGLGLPVLLPIHPRTAARARQYELGRRLSALRVVDPVDHATFLALAHGARLLISDSGGVQEECTVIKKPLVVVRNNTERPEAMDSGFAVLAAPGPEVGSRARALLADPGLAARLAARPSPFGDGRASERIVEITRALVERALPRTRRAVEQPAVAAPGACPATLPLPVGAPTGPHPPGGNPCTDHPTPAEPRPEAFSPRREAATVSTSSC; encoded by the coding sequence TTGACGCGTAGAGGAACGGGTGCGGCGGTGGTGCTGGGCACCCGGCCCGAGGTGGTGAAGCTGGCCGGCGTGATCCGCGGGCTCGGCGACGCGGCCCGGGTCGTGCACACGGGACAGCACTACAACGACGCCCTGTCGGGCGGAATCTTCCGCGGGCTGGGACTGCCGGAGCCGCAGACGAGGATCCGGCGGATCGGCGGTCTGCCCCGCGTCGGGCAAGTGAGCTCCATGATCGACCAGCTCGGCCGGGTGTTCGAGGCCGAGCGTCCCGCCGTCGTGGTGGTACAGGGGGACACCAACTCCGCTTCGGCCGCCGCCCAGGCCGCTCACTACCTGGGTATCGAGGTGCTCCACGTGGAGGCGGGGCTCCGCTCGCACGACCGGACCATGCCGGAGGAGATCAACCGCCGGATCATCGGCGTGCTCGCCGACGTGCACTGCGCGCCCACCCGGGGCGCCGTCGCGCATCTACGGGCCGAAGGCGTCGCCCGGGAACGTATCCACCTCACCGGCAACACCGTCGTCGAAGCGGTTCTCGCCTCGCTGCCCGGTCCCGTAGCGAGGGCGGCCGTGCTGCGGGAGCACCGGGTGCGCCCCGGCGGGTTCGTCCTCGCCACCGTGCACCGCCCGGAGAACACCGACGACCCGGTGCGGCTCGGACAGCTCCTCGGCGAACTGGCCGGGCTCGGGCTGCCGGTGCTGCTGCCGATCCACCCGCGGACCGCCGCGCGGGCACGGCAGTACGAGCTGGGCCGGCGGCTGTCCGCGTTGCGCGTGGTCGATCCGGTCGATCACGCCACCTTCCTCGCCCTGGCGCACGGGGCACGCCTGCTGATCTCCGACTCCGGCGGCGTACAGGAGGAGTGCACGGTGATCAAGAAGCCGCTGGTCGTCGTCCGCAACAACACCGAGCGCCCGGAGGCGATGGACAGCGGCTTCGCCGTGCTGGCCGCACCGGGCCCGGAAGTCGGTTCGCGGGCCCGCGCCCTGCTCGCGGACCCGGGTCTCGCGGCCCGGCTCGCGGCCCGGCCCTCGCCCTTCGGTGACGGCCGGGCCAGTGAACGCATCGTGGAGATCACCCGCGCACTCGTCGAACGAGCGCTGCCCCGTACACGCCGGGCCGTCGAGCAACCAGCCGTGGCGGCTCCCGGCGCCTGTCCCGCCACGCTGCCCCTTCCGGTCGGAGCTCCGACCGGCCCTCATCCTCCTGGAGGCAACCCATGTACCGACCACCCCACGCCGGCGGAGCCGCGGCCGGAGGCGTTCTCGCCGCGACGGGAAGCGGCGACAGTCTCCACCTCGTCGTGCTGA
- a CDS encoding glycosyltransferase: MGDSPSTVVTATMTLFLVLAVLSVSYLLALVVPFVRSRSRPPGDASRFDWHILVPCLNEAAVIGETLTRLRDAFPHAHLWIVDDASDDDTAAIVTRYRRSDPQLHLVPRRLPHARSGKGDALNAAYRALVATPAGSSPSGRVVVGVFDADGIPAPGCLDVVASPHLLGDPAVDAVQIEVRMRNRNERRPFPDAGPLRNLVARTLVRMQDIEFRAAVPALQAGRAITGTVSLGGNGQFVTLDALRLLDDDPGRGGPWHNSLLDDYELALHLALAGRRTAFTRDTWVEQEGLWDAGRLLVQRTRWSQGTMQCARHLRTVWLSRRLSTPAAAEISYSLLQPWLQLLVSAVCPALVLLAAVHAIGQAGGTGIVGQGVQWWPIAGYILLAVVQFGMWGPLYRAKCEPAHGFWRSVGWGFAYTAYVWCYSAATWRALIRHVRGHGAWAKTRRNAEGAVPAQAPAAPLKETELL, from the coding sequence ATGGGTGATTCCCCGAGCACCGTGGTCACCGCCACGATGACGCTCTTCCTCGTACTGGCCGTCCTCTCCGTCAGCTATCTGCTGGCTCTCGTCGTCCCCTTCGTCCGCAGCAGATCCCGGCCACCGGGGGACGCGTCACGCTTCGACTGGCACATCCTGGTGCCCTGCCTGAACGAGGCCGCGGTGATCGGCGAGACCCTGACCCGGCTGCGGGACGCCTTCCCCCACGCCCACCTGTGGATCGTGGACGACGCCTCCGACGACGACACCGCCGCCATCGTCACCCGGTACCGGAGGAGCGATCCCCAGCTCCACCTGGTGCCCCGGCGGCTGCCCCACGCCCGCAGCGGCAAGGGCGACGCACTCAACGCCGCCTACCGCGCACTGGTCGCCACGCCTGCCGGGAGCAGCCCGTCCGGCAGAGTGGTCGTCGGGGTCTTCGACGCCGACGGCATCCCCGCCCCCGGCTGCCTGGACGTCGTCGCCTCGCCCCACCTCCTCGGCGACCCCGCGGTGGACGCGGTCCAGATCGAGGTCCGGATGCGCAACAGGAACGAGCGACGCCCGTTCCCCGACGCGGGCCCGCTCCGCAACCTCGTCGCCCGCACCCTCGTGCGGATGCAGGACATCGAGTTCCGGGCCGCCGTGCCCGCCCTCCAGGCCGGCCGCGCCATCACCGGCACCGTGTCGCTCGGCGGCAACGGCCAGTTCGTCACGCTCGACGCGCTGCGCCTGCTCGACGACGACCCCGGCCGGGGCGGGCCCTGGCACAACTCGCTGCTCGACGACTACGAACTCGCCCTGCACCTGGCCCTCGCGGGCCGCAGGACGGCCTTCACCCGCGACACCTGGGTCGAACAGGAAGGTCTGTGGGACGCGGGCCGGCTGCTCGTCCAGCGCACCCGGTGGAGCCAGGGCACGATGCAGTGCGCCCGCCACCTCCGCACGGTCTGGCTCTCCCGTCGGCTGTCCACCCCGGCCGCGGCCGAGATCAGCTACTCCCTCCTCCAGCCGTGGCTCCAGCTCCTGGTCAGCGCGGTCTGCCCCGCACTGGTGCTTCTCGCCGCAGTCCATGCGATCGGCCAGGCGGGCGGCACGGGCATCGTCGGACAGGGGGTCCAGTGGTGGCCCATCGCGGGCTACATCCTCCTGGCCGTGGTCCAGTTCGGCATGTGGGGCCCGCTCTACCGGGCAAAGTGTGAACCCGCACACGGATTCTGGCGCAGTGTCGGCTGGGGCTTCGCGTACACGGCGTACGTCTGGTGCTACTCGGCGGCGACCTGGCGGGCGCTGATCCGGCACGTGCGGGGGCACGGGGCGTGGGCCAAGACCCGCCGCAACGCCGAGGGCGCCGTCCCCGCACAGGCCCCCGCCGCGCCCCTGAAGGAAACCGAGCTCCTCTGA